A stretch of Rhodoferax potami DNA encodes these proteins:
- a CDS encoding FMN-binding glutamate synthase family protein, protein MLNTLNAVFPIRYTVLGLSVFALLLSVFSVLVFGVGFGSLLITGLLVGVGVYDLRQTKRSILRNYPIIGHLRFILEFVRPEIRQYFIESDNEATPFSRSQRSLVYQRAKGDPDKRPFGTQLDVHADGYEWVNHSVSPTKITSHDFRITIGEHSAQPYSASVFNISAMSFGSLSANAILALNKGAKRGNFAHDTGEGSISTHHRVHGGDLIWEVASGYFGCRNDDGSFNADKFADNARDPQVKMIELKLSQGAKPGHGGMLPGPKVTPEIAQARGVPVGVDCISPASHSAFSTPIEMMQFIARLRDLSGGKPTGMKLCIGHPWEWFAMVKAMLETGITPDFIVVDGAEGGTGAAPLEFTDHVGAPVQEGLLLVHNTLRGVGLRDRVKIGVAGKVVSAFDVARYMALGADWCNSARGFMFALGCIQAQHCHTGHCPTGVTTQDPLRQQSLVVPDKADRVYNFHQQTLFALKEMVQAVGVYHPNEITAHHIVRRSDNKVRSLAQFILTQLPNGALLGESVASLPLIYRQTWPRAQAHSFALRPE, encoded by the coding sequence ATGCTCAATACCCTGAATGCCGTTTTCCCGATTCGCTATACCGTGCTGGGGCTCAGTGTTTTCGCATTGCTGCTGAGCGTCTTCAGCGTGTTGGTGTTCGGTGTGGGCTTCGGCTCATTGCTGATCACCGGCTTGCTGGTCGGCGTGGGGGTGTACGACCTGCGCCAGACCAAACGATCTATTCTGCGCAACTACCCCATCATCGGTCATCTGCGCTTCATCCTCGAGTTTGTGCGGCCGGAGATACGCCAGTACTTTATCGAGAGCGACAACGAGGCCACGCCGTTCTCCAGGTCTCAGCGTTCACTGGTGTACCAGCGGGCCAAGGGGGACCCGGACAAGCGGCCCTTTGGCACCCAGTTAGATGTCCATGCCGATGGCTACGAGTGGGTCAACCACTCGGTGTCGCCCACCAAAATCACATCGCATGATTTCCGCATCACCATCGGCGAGCACAGCGCCCAACCCTATTCAGCCAGTGTGTTCAACATTTCGGCCATGAGCTTCGGGTCGCTGAGTGCCAATGCCATCCTCGCGCTCAACAAAGGCGCCAAGCGGGGCAACTTTGCCCACGACACGGGCGAAGGATCGATATCAACCCACCACCGGGTGCATGGTGGCGACTTGATCTGGGAGGTCGCGTCAGGCTACTTCGGCTGCCGCAATGACGACGGCAGCTTCAACGCCGACAAATTCGCAGACAACGCCCGCGACCCGCAGGTCAAAATGATTGAGCTCAAACTCAGCCAAGGGGCCAAGCCGGGCCATGGCGGCATGTTGCCGGGCCCCAAAGTCACCCCTGAGATTGCGCAGGCACGCGGCGTGCCGGTCGGGGTGGACTGTATTTCGCCGGCCTCACACAGCGCGTTTTCCACACCGATCGAAATGATGCAATTCATTGCCCGCTTGCGCGACCTCTCGGGTGGCAAGCCGACCGGCATGAAGCTGTGTATCGGCCATCCGTGGGAGTGGTTTGCCATGGTCAAAGCCATGTTGGAAACCGGTATCACCCCGGACTTTATTGTGGTGGATGGTGCCGAGGGCGGCACGGGAGCCGCACCGCTCGAATTCACCGACCACGTGGGTGCTCCGGTGCAAGAGGGTCTGCTGCTGGTACACAACACCTTGCGGGGCGTGGGCCTGCGGGATCGCGTAAAAATCGGGGTAGCTGGCAAAGTGGTGAGCGCATTTGATGTGGCCCGCTACATGGCGCTGGGGGCCGACTGGTGCAACAGCGCGCGGGGCTTCATGTTTGCCTTGGGTTGCATCCAGGCCCAACACTGCCACACAGGCCACTGCCCCACAGGCGTGACCACCCAAGACCCGCTGCGACAGCAAAGCCTCGTCGTGCCTGACAAGGCGGATCGGGTCTACAACTTCCACCAACAGACCTTGTTTGCGCTCAAGGAAATGGTGCAAGCCGTGGGGGTGTACCACCCGAACGAAATCACGGCCCACCACATCGTGCGCCGCAGCGACAACAAGGTCCGCTCGCTGGCACAGTTCATCCTGACGCAGTTGCCCAACGGCGCCTTGCTGGGCGAATCGGTAGCCAGCTTGCCCTTGATCTACCGCCAAACCTGGCCCCGGGCACAGGCCCACAGTTTTGCGCTCCGCCCCGAATAA
- a CDS encoding sensor histidine kinase, translating to MTWLWCVASPALAGDGTRVLMLVSYHPGMAWSDAQLAGVRTALEGVAPPIDLQIEYLDTKRVAPSDKHFRLVEAVLMSKIGASAPALILASDDDALDLALQLRRRHYPQVPVLFSGVAISRSEALARETRIGGVFDDVNVGSSLTVVLRMLPATRRIVVVHDQSRTSLAQVETLREGLAAQPRLEVEYLTDLPAAAVQARLAQLGPQDLVFALPFNRDANGALFSHEEAADLWASASRAPVAVTRDVAMRPGILGGFLVSGLAQGQAMGELAKQLISGSAPQPLPMKAAPVQATFDYPQLQRWGIDPDLLPPDAVVLNPPPNPLEDLRPYLVWLAALFGSLLIIIGLLLYGIRSRQIAARALRQSEKNYRDLFDHSPDGILIQALPGGHTVEVNPRFLGMFGYTAIEARQLQFKDLRVEAGAAPLTPTQATEAQLRRKDGSVFWAEVSAIELQVGTSNRAVINLRDITDRKRAESLAQEMEHRIRQIYENLPVAVFAIDAQHRVTFWNPQMTRLTGVKAQDVVGTTDSWRGIYPSKRPCLLDVLVDGTKADDITRFFGDNLRASTHVPGALEGEGYFTNADQTQGMWGRFCASPLRDADGTITGAIETMIDITPLKLIQTDLETLNRELEARVETRNAELQRAMGQLLQSEKLAALGSLVAGMAHELNTPIGNVLAVASTLTEDAASFSQKLLSGSARRGDVEKGALRLQEASVLIERNATRAAKLISDFKEVAVDQTSSRRRHFSLLEVMQEILHTTQPLFKGKGHTVTLDIPPDLELDSYPGPLEQIMTNLLTNSVHHAFAADVAGEMVIRAEPQGEQILLHYRDNGCGIPAANLAHIFEPFYTTKLGRGGSGLGMYLVYNLVTNILGGRIQVQSSLGEGTWVDITIPRTAPDVATHPLAKGVSQPGF from the coding sequence ATGACGTGGCTCTGGTGCGTCGCATCTCCGGCCCTGGCCGGAGACGGCACACGGGTGCTGATGCTGGTGTCGTACCACCCGGGCATGGCTTGGAGCGATGCGCAACTCGCCGGTGTGCGGACGGCCCTCGAGGGGGTCGCGCCGCCGATTGACCTGCAAATCGAGTACCTCGACACGAAACGCGTCGCGCCGAGCGACAAGCATTTCCGCCTGGTAGAAGCGGTCTTGATGAGCAAGATCGGGGCCTCTGCTCCGGCCTTGATCCTGGCTTCGGACGATGATGCCCTGGACCTCGCTTTGCAACTCCGCAGACGCCACTATCCGCAAGTGCCGGTGTTGTTCTCTGGCGTGGCGATCAGCCGCTCGGAAGCACTGGCTCGCGAAACCCGTATCGGCGGCGTGTTTGACGATGTGAACGTGGGCAGCAGCCTCACGGTGGTCCTCCGAATGCTCCCCGCCACCCGGCGCATTGTGGTGGTACACGACCAAAGCCGCACCAGCCTGGCCCAGGTCGAGACTCTGCGCGAAGGCTTGGCCGCCCAGCCACGGCTGGAGGTGGAATACCTGACCGACCTGCCCGCCGCCGCGGTGCAAGCGCGCTTGGCACAACTCGGGCCGCAGGACTTGGTGTTTGCGCTGCCATTCAACCGGGATGCCAACGGCGCCCTCTTCAGCCACGAGGAGGCCGCAGACCTCTGGGCCAGCGCCTCGCGAGCGCCGGTCGCGGTAACCCGCGATGTCGCAATGCGGCCCGGGATTCTGGGTGGTTTTTTGGTGTCGGGGCTCGCCCAGGGGCAGGCCATGGGGGAACTGGCGAAGCAGCTCATCAGCGGCAGCGCCCCTCAACCCCTGCCGATGAAAGCAGCCCCGGTACAGGCCACGTTTGACTACCCGCAACTCCAGCGCTGGGGCATAGACCCGGACCTGCTGCCGCCTGATGCGGTGGTGCTCAACCCACCGCCCAACCCGCTCGAAGACTTGCGCCCCTACTTGGTGTGGCTGGCCGCATTGTTCGGGAGTCTGCTGATCATCATCGGCTTGCTGCTGTACGGCATTCGCAGCCGCCAGATCGCAGCGCGCGCACTACGGCAAAGCGAAAAAAACTACCGCGACTTGTTTGACCACAGCCCGGACGGGATCCTGATCCAAGCGCTTCCCGGTGGGCACACGGTCGAGGTCAACCCGCGCTTTCTGGGCATGTTCGGCTACACCGCCATCGAGGCACGGCAACTGCAGTTCAAAGATTTGCGCGTGGAGGCGGGGGCCGCCCCCTTGACCCCGACACAGGCGACTGAGGCCCAGCTCCGCCGCAAAGACGGCAGCGTGTTCTGGGCCGAGGTCTCTGCGATCGAACTGCAGGTGGGTACCTCCAACCGTGCGGTCATCAACCTGCGCGATATCACCGACCGCAAGCGGGCCGAGTCGCTGGCGCAAGAGATGGAACACCGCATCCGGCAGATTTACGAGAACCTCCCGGTGGCGGTGTTTGCCATTGACGCCCAGCACCGCGTGACTTTCTGGAACCCGCAAATGACGCGCCTGACCGGCGTCAAAGCGCAAGACGTGGTGGGCACTACCGACAGTTGGCGCGGCATCTACCCTTCCAAACGCCCCTGCCTGCTGGATGTGCTGGTCGACGGTACCAAGGCCGATGACATCACCCGTTTCTTTGGCGACAACCTGCGAGCCAGCACCCACGTGCCCGGAGCGTTGGAGGGCGAAGGCTATTTCACGAATGCGGACCAGACCCAAGGCATGTGGGGCCGCTTCTGCGCATCGCCGCTGCGTGACGCAGACGGCACCATCACCGGTGCGATTGAAACCATGATCGACATCACGCCGCTCAAGCTCATCCAAACCGATCTGGAAACCCTGAACCGTGAACTTGAAGCCCGGGTAGAGACCCGCAATGCAGAGCTGCAGCGCGCGATGGGTCAGCTGCTGCAAAGTGAAAAGCTGGCCGCACTCGGCAGCCTGGTGGCCGGCATGGCCCATGAGCTCAACACGCCTATCGGCAATGTCTTGGCGGTCGCAAGCACCTTGACCGAAGATGCTGCCTCGTTTTCCCAAAAGCTGCTCTCTGGCAGTGCACGACGGGGCGACGTTGAAAAAGGCGCACTCCGCCTGCAAGAAGCCAGCGTGTTGATCGAGCGCAACGCCACCCGTGCGGCCAAGCTGATCAGCGACTTCAAAGAAGTGGCAGTGGACCAGACCAGCTCGCGCAGGCGCCATTTCTCTTTGCTGGAGGTCATGCAGGAAATTTTGCACACCACTCAACCGCTGTTCAAAGGGAAGGGCCACACGGTCACACTCGATATCCCCCCTGACCTAGAGCTCGACAGCTACCCCGGCCCGCTGGAGCAGATCATGACCAATCTGTTGACCAACTCGGTCCACCACGCGTTTGCAGCCGATGTGGCCGGCGAAATGGTGATTCGGGCTGAACCGCAGGGTGAGCAGATCCTGCTGCACTACCGGGACAACGGCTGCGGCATTCCGGCGGCCAACCTGGCCCACATTTTTGAGCCCTTTTACACCACCAAACTCGGCCGCGGCGGCAGCGGGCTCGGGATGTACCTGGTCTACAACCTGGTGACAAATATTCTTGGAGGGCGTATCCAGGTCCAAAGCTCGCTCGGCGAGGGGACCTGGGTAGACATCACGATCCCACGCACCGCGCCGGACGTAGCCACCCACCCTTTGGCCAAAGGCGTCAGCCAGCCCGGATTCTGA
- a CDS encoding putative toxin-antitoxin system toxin component, PIN family: MAPGIVLDTNIVLDLLVFKDPLTQPLQTALSTGALRWIATPAMRDELERVLAYPQIAKRLAFYALLPEAVLAARDALVHTVAVADKAPVTCKDPDDQRFIDLAVAHRCTVLSKDHAVLCMAKRLLALGARARAAI; this comes from the coding sequence ATGGCGCCGGGCATTGTGCTCGACACCAACATCGTCCTCGATTTGTTGGTGTTCAAAGACCCGCTGACCCAGCCTTTGCAGACTGCTTTGAGCACAGGCGCGCTGCGGTGGATTGCGACTCCCGCCATGCGGGACGAGCTGGAGCGGGTGCTGGCCTACCCGCAAATCGCCAAACGTCTGGCGTTTTATGCCCTGCTGCCCGAGGCGGTGCTGGCCGCGCGCGATGCGCTGGTACACACCGTGGCGGTGGCCGACAAGGCCCCGGTGACCTGCAAGGACCCGGATGACCAGCGCTTTATTGACCTGGCGGTCGCCCATCGGTGCACCGTGCTCAGCAAGGATCACGCGGTACTTTGCATGGCAAAAAGACTGCTAGCGCTCGGTGCGCGTGCGCGTGCTGCTATTTAA
- a CDS encoding THUMP domain-containing class I SAM-dependent RNA methyltransferase, giving the protein MNQLTLFLPCAAGVEDYLAPEILQITGLPPGCITKQRGGVAVRTGFEHAMLLNLYSRLAQRVLVLVSYTEYRSEQDLYRAAMQVAWERWFTPRESIKVEVTAQHSPLTSLNFAALKVKDAVCDRFREVAGGVRPDVNTQWPDVRIFAHLTTDSCSLYIDTSGEPLFKRGWREDKGDAPLKETLAAAMIAASGWASGDADLLPLYDPCCGSGTVVIEAAQIACNIAAGSLRRFAFEKYKPFRSEEWAAMKKEAAEAVVKPEPGQKALIYGSDVSFRMVDFAERNAQRAGVADVIEFRGGDALQRMPPIDVSDTGGGVMLINPPYGERIGISGVAGEGEGARYGARELAETDEGVDFFNQLASHWKKNYSGWTAWMLTPDLKLPSKMRLKESRRVPMWNGPLECRLFKFDMVKGRLAKPGTPAPDA; this is encoded by the coding sequence ATGAACCAATTGACTCTTTTTCTCCCCTGCGCTGCCGGCGTGGAGGACTATCTTGCCCCCGAAATTTTGCAGATCACCGGTCTGCCCCCGGGCTGTATCACCAAGCAGCGCGGCGGCGTAGCCGTGCGTACCGGGTTTGAGCATGCAATGCTGCTCAACCTCTACAGCCGCCTGGCCCAGCGGGTGCTGGTCTTGGTGTCGTACACCGAGTACCGCAGCGAGCAGGACTTGTACCGCGCTGCCATGCAAGTGGCGTGGGAGCGCTGGTTCACGCCGCGCGAAAGCATCAAGGTCGAGGTCACGGCGCAGCACAGCCCCTTGACCTCGTTGAACTTTGCTGCCTTGAAGGTGAAAGACGCAGTCTGCGACCGCTTCCGCGAAGTGGCGGGCGGCGTGCGCCCGGATGTGAACACCCAGTGGCCGGATGTACGCATCTTCGCCCACCTGACCACCGACAGCTGTTCGCTTTATATCGATACCTCGGGTGAGCCCCTGTTCAAGCGCGGCTGGCGCGAAGATAAGGGCGATGCGCCGCTCAAGGAAACCCTCGCAGCCGCCATGATCGCCGCTAGCGGCTGGGCCTCGGGCGATGCCGATTTGCTGCCCCTCTATGACCCCTGCTGCGGCAGCGGCACGGTGGTCATTGAAGCAGCCCAGATTGCCTGCAATATTGCAGCAGGTTCGCTGCGCCGCTTTGCGTTTGAGAAGTACAAGCCTTTCCGATCGGAAGAGTGGGCTGCTATGAAAAAAGAAGCGGCAGAGGCCGTCGTGAAGCCGGAGCCAGGTCAAAAAGCCTTGATCTACGGCAGCGATGTGTCCTTCCGGATGGTCGACTTTGCCGAGCGCAATGCGCAGCGCGCTGGTGTGGCTGATGTGATCGAGTTCCGCGGCGGCGATGCTTTGCAGCGCATGCCCCCTATTGATGTGAGCGACACCGGGGGTGGCGTCATGTTGATCAACCCACCGTATGGCGAGCGTATCGGTATCAGCGGCGTGGCGGGTGAGGGCGAAGGCGCCCGCTATGGCGCGCGTGAGCTGGCGGAGACCGATGAGGGCGTGGACTTTTTCAACCAGCTGGCCAGCCACTGGAAGAAAAACTACAGCGGCTGGACCGCCTGGATGCTCACCCCCGACCTCAAGCTGCCCAGCAAAATGCGCCTCAAAGAGTCGCGCCGGGTACCGATGTGGAACGGCCCGCTGGAGTGCCGCCTGTTCAAGTTCGACATGGTCAAGGGCCGGCTTGCCAAGCCCGGTACACCGGCTCCCGATGCCTGA
- the rpoN gene encoding RNA polymerase factor sigma-54 yields MKQGLSLRVSQHLALTPQLQQSIRLLQLSTLELSQEVEQMLDENPFLELTEERAEREDFGLDTVDATVSEGDRLSEREPDFAINSVAEYASSTSASSTNEEESSPLSSSDEPSWEGDGTTEMTPDDGEWGVDAKAKANNLDDDEQKDATELARSGESLQIFLHRQAAGLRLSPEDAAALRFLIESLNDDGYLEEPLAELAQSLHPGDEEQLHELVHHFTVARGLLHSLEPVGVGARDLGECLRLQIQALLQTADDDGEWARIEVLQVALAICQQPMELLARRDIKRLVQAGVGSDALVREAIALIARLEPKPGRRFVDVERNIVVPDVLVVPIGRVGGAAKFRVQLNPDVMPRLKVHDIYANVLRNHKASSSHAGLQQRLQEARWFIKNIQQRFDTILRVSTAIVERQKNFFTHGELAMRPLVLREIADELGLHESTISRVTTAKYMATPFGTFELKYFFGSGLGTESGGNASSTAVRALIKQFIASESPKKPLSDNQISDMLKEQGIECARRTVAKYREGLKIAPASLRKAL; encoded by the coding sequence ATGAAACAAGGTCTCTCGCTCCGAGTTTCGCAGCACCTGGCACTCACGCCCCAGCTGCAACAATCCATTCGCCTGTTGCAGCTCTCCACCCTGGAGCTCAGCCAGGAAGTGGAGCAAATGCTGGATGAAAACCCGTTTCTGGAGTTGACCGAAGAGCGTGCCGAGCGCGAGGACTTCGGGCTCGATACGGTCGATGCCACGGTGAGCGAAGGCGATCGCCTGAGCGAGCGAGAGCCTGATTTTGCTATCAATTCAGTAGCTGAGTACGCAAGCAGTACGAGCGCTAGCAGCACAAATGAGGAAGAGTCCTCGCCCTTGTCTAGCAGCGACGAACCCAGCTGGGAGGGCGACGGCACGACCGAAATGACCCCGGACGATGGCGAATGGGGCGTTGACGCGAAGGCCAAAGCCAACAACCTTGACGACGACGAGCAGAAAGACGCCACCGAACTGGCGCGCTCGGGCGAGTCATTGCAGATTTTTTTGCACCGCCAGGCGGCGGGCTTGCGCCTGAGCCCTGAGGATGCAGCGGCCCTGCGGTTCTTGATCGAGTCCCTGAACGACGACGGTTACCTCGAGGAGCCGCTGGCGGAATTGGCTCAAAGCCTGCACCCCGGTGACGAAGAGCAGCTCCATGAGCTGGTGCACCACTTCACCGTTGCACGGGGCTTGCTGCACAGCCTGGAGCCGGTGGGGGTGGGCGCGCGTGACCTGGGCGAGTGTTTGCGCCTGCAGATCCAGGCCCTGTTGCAAACCGCGGATGACGATGGCGAATGGGCCCGCATCGAGGTGCTGCAGGTGGCGTTGGCGATTTGCCAACAGCCCATGGAGTTGTTGGCGCGCCGGGACATCAAGCGTTTGGTGCAAGCCGGCGTCGGGAGCGACGCGCTGGTGCGCGAAGCCATTGCCCTGATTGCCCGCCTGGAGCCCAAGCCCGGCCGCCGTTTTGTGGATGTTGAGCGCAACATTGTGGTGCCCGATGTGCTGGTCGTGCCGATCGGCAGAGTGGGTGGCGCCGCCAAGTTTCGCGTGCAGCTCAACCCCGATGTGATGCCGCGGCTTAAAGTCCACGACATCTATGCCAACGTGCTGCGCAACCACAAAGCCAGCTCCAGCCATGCCGGGCTGCAGCAGCGATTGCAGGAAGCACGCTGGTTCATCAAAAACATCCAGCAGCGCTTCGACACGATTTTGCGAGTCAGCACCGCCATCGTCGAGCGACAAAAGAATTTCTTCACCCACGGTGAGCTGGCCATGCGCCCTCTGGTGCTCCGTGAAATTGCTGACGAGCTGGGTCTACACGAGTCCACCATCAGCCGCGTCACGACCGCCAAGTACATGGCCACGCCGTTCGGCACCTTTGAGCTGAAATACTTTTTCGGCTCCGGCCTGGGCACCGAGAGCGGTGGCAATGCGTCCAGCACCGCGGTGCGGGCGCTGATCAAGCAATTTATTGCCTCCGAGAGCCCCAAAAAGCCCTTGAGCGATAACCAGATTTCCGACATGCTCAAAGAGCAGGGCATTGAATGCGCCCGGCGCACCGTGGCCAAATACCGCGAGGGGCTGAAGATTGCCCCCGCCTCACTCCGCAAAGCGCTATGA
- the lptB gene encoding LPS export ABC transporter ATP-binding protein, whose protein sequence is MNDLVKDTPDSSAGRLEARHLQKYYGKRQVVKDVSLAVRTGEVVGLLGPNGAGKTTSFYMIVGLLRASAGDITIDGQSIEHMPIHRRARLGLGYLPQEASIFRKLNVEDNVRAVLELQRDDAGAPLKSDEIERRLTDLLQELRVEHLRESPSLALSGGERRRVEIARALATRPRFILLDEPFAGIDPIAVIEIQRIINFLKARGIGVLITDHNVRETLGICDHAYIISDGHVLAEGTPSEIVNNADVRRVYLGEHFKM, encoded by the coding sequence GTGAACGACCTCGTCAAAGACACCCCGGACAGCAGTGCCGGGCGGCTCGAAGCCCGCCATCTGCAAAAGTACTATGGCAAACGCCAGGTCGTGAAAGATGTGTCGCTGGCGGTTCGCACCGGCGAGGTGGTGGGTTTGCTGGGCCCCAATGGCGCGGGTAAAACCACGTCGTTTTACATGATCGTGGGTTTGCTGCGAGCCAGTGCGGGCGATATCACCATCGACGGCCAAAGCATCGAGCACATGCCGATTCACCGCCGTGCCCGCCTCGGCTTGGGCTACTTGCCGCAAGAAGCCTCCATCTTCCGCAAGCTCAATGTGGAAGACAACGTGCGCGCCGTGCTGGAGCTGCAGCGCGACGATGCCGGAGCCCCTTTGAAGTCCGATGAAATCGAACGCCGACTGACTGATTTGCTCCAAGAGCTCCGGGTGGAGCATTTGCGGGAATCGCCCTCGCTGGCCTTGTCCGGAGGGGAGCGCCGTCGTGTCGAAATTGCGCGGGCGTTGGCCACCAGGCCCCGCTTTATCTTGCTGGATGAGCCCTTTGCGGGTATCGACCCGATCGCGGTGATTGAGATCCAACGCATCATCAACTTCCTGAAGGCCCGCGGTATCGGCGTGCTGATCACCGACCACAACGTGCGTGAGACCCTGGGTATTTGCGACCACGCGTACATCATCAGCGACGGGCATGTGCTGGCAGAGGGCACGCCCTCAGAGATCGTGAATAACGCCGATGTGCGCCGGGTGTACCTCGGTGAACATTTCAAGATGTAG
- the lptA gene encoding lipopolysaccharide transport periplasmic protein LptA — translation MKKIVLSLSVLLVLSGLVGSVRAEKADRNKPMNVESDALRYDDLKQVSIFTGNVILTKGSILIRGSQIEVRQDPEGYQFGLVTGSPDKQAFFRQKRDGIDEYIEGEGDTIEYDGKADTVRFIKKAQMRRLRGATLADEVTGAVILYENLTDRFTVDGAPKTAAAPAGRVRAMLTPKPERGTAAPIASGAELKVTPQIEKVGQ, via the coding sequence ATGAAAAAAATTGTGTTGTCCCTGTCGGTTCTGCTGGTCTTGTCGGGCCTTGTGGGCAGCGTTCGCGCCGAAAAGGCGGACCGCAATAAGCCCATGAATGTGGAGTCCGACGCTTTGCGCTACGACGACCTCAAACAAGTCAGCATCTTCACGGGCAATGTGATCCTCACCAAGGGGAGCATCTTGATCCGGGGGAGCCAGATCGAGGTTCGCCAGGACCCCGAAGGCTATCAATTCGGCTTGGTGACCGGCTCACCGGACAAGCAGGCCTTTTTCCGCCAGAAGCGCGACGGCATCGATGAGTACATCGAGGGCGAGGGCGATACGATCGAATACGACGGCAAAGCCGATACCGTGCGCTTCATCAAAAAAGCCCAGATGCGCCGTTTGCGCGGCGCAACGCTGGCGGACGAGGTGACCGGTGCGGTCATCCTCTATGAGAACCTGACCGACCGTTTCACGGTGGATGGTGCGCCCAAGACAGCCGCAGCCCCTGCAGGGCGGGTGCGAGCCATGTTGACACCCAAGCCCGAGCGGGGCACTGCGGCGCCGATTGCCAGTGGTGCTGAACTCAAAGTTACGCCCCAAATCGAGAAGGTCGGCCAGTGA
- a CDS encoding exopolyphosphatase produces MSSQKFRLVTRSDFDGLVCAVLLNELDLIDDIKFVHPKDMQDGKIEVSDRDITTNLPYVPGVHLAFDHHESETLRNTGERPNHIILPHADSAARVVYDHYGGASRFPARFHDMMEAVDKGDSARFSHDEIMNPTGWVLLNYLMDSRTGLGRFREFRVSNYQLMMDLIQYCRHHGIEQILQLPDVVERVELYFEHAAKAKEQLLRCSTVHGNLLVLDLRNEDIIYAVNRFMVYALFPDTNISIHVLWGLQKQNTVFATGKSITNRSSKTHVGELMLSYGGGGHANAGTCQVDNAQAAEVLQALIHKINADG; encoded by the coding sequence ATGTCTAGCCAGAAGTTCCGTTTGGTCACCCGTAGCGATTTCGATGGCTTGGTGTGCGCCGTTCTCCTCAATGAATTGGACTTGATTGACGACATCAAGTTTGTCCACCCCAAGGATATGCAGGACGGCAAGATCGAGGTCTCTGACCGCGATATCACGACCAACCTGCCGTATGTGCCGGGCGTTCACTTGGCGTTTGATCACCACGAGTCTGAGACGCTGCGCAACACCGGCGAGCGGCCGAATCACATCATCCTGCCTCATGCCGATTCGGCGGCCCGCGTGGTCTATGACCACTATGGCGGCGCCAGCCGCTTTCCGGCGCGCTTCCACGACATGATGGAGGCGGTGGACAAAGGCGACTCTGCCCGCTTCAGCCACGATGAAATCATGAATCCCACAGGCTGGGTGCTGCTGAATTACCTGATGGATTCGCGCACCGGCTTGGGCCGATTCCGTGAGTTCCGGGTCAGCAATTACCAGCTGATGATGGATTTGATCCAATACTGCCGTCACCACGGTATCGAGCAGATCCTGCAGCTGCCGGACGTGGTCGAGCGGGTCGAGCTCTATTTTGAGCATGCAGCCAAGGCCAAAGAGCAGCTCTTGCGCTGCTCTACCGTGCACGGCAATCTCTTAGTGCTGGACTTGCGCAATGAGGACATCATTTACGCAGTCAACCGGTTCATGGTGTATGCCCTGTTCCCGGACACCAATATTTCTATCCACGTGTTGTGGGGTCTGCAAAAGCAAAACACCGTGTTTGCGACCGGTAAATCGATCACCAACCGCAGCTCCAAAACCCATGTTGGCGAATTGATGCTGAGCTACGGCGGCGGCGGTCATGCCAATGCCGGCACCTGCCAAGTGGATAACGCCCAAGCCGCCGAAGTGCTGCAAGCACTGATCCACAAAATTAACGCAGACGGCTGA
- a CDS encoding thiol:disulfide interchange protein DsbA/DsbL: protein MKRRAFTHVAAGAALSAAGTWSSLAQAQAKKPEAGTDYQVVDPRAPVEAPAGKIEVVEFFWYNCPHCNAFEPALQAWTKNLPKDVSFRRAPIAFQESFVPQQRLFYTLEAMGLVPKLHAKVFAAIHVEKQNLARPEAIVEWISQQGVNREQFVAQYNSFTVATKAGKALQLQNAYKVEGVPALGVAGRFYTDGSMAGNMQRALQVVDALIADQRAGRG from the coding sequence ATGAAACGTCGTGCATTTACCCATGTCGCTGCTGGCGCCGCCTTGAGCGCCGCCGGAACCTGGTCTTCTTTGGCTCAAGCCCAGGCGAAAAAGCCAGAGGCCGGTACCGACTATCAGGTGGTAGATCCCCGCGCGCCGGTCGAGGCGCCCGCAGGAAAGATCGAGGTGGTGGAGTTCTTTTGGTACAACTGCCCGCACTGCAACGCGTTTGAGCCGGCATTGCAGGCCTGGACCAAAAATCTTCCCAAAGATGTGTCGTTCCGCCGTGCGCCGATTGCTTTCCAGGAAAGCTTTGTTCCCCAGCAGCGCTTGTTTTACACACTGGAGGCCATGGGCTTGGTGCCCAAACTCCACGCCAAAGTGTTTGCCGCCATCCATGTGGAAAAGCAAAACCTGGCGCGGCCCGAGGCCATCGTGGAGTGGATCAGCCAACAGGGCGTGAACCGAGAGCAGTTTGTGGCCCAGTACAACTCATTCACAGTAGCGACCAAGGCCGGCAAGGCACTGCAATTGCAAAACGCCTATAAGGTGGAAGGCGTGCCGGCCCTCGGTGTGGCGGGGCGTTTTTATACCGACGGCTCCATGGCCGGCAACATGCAGCGGGCCTTGCAAGTGGTCGATGCATTGATCGCCGACCAGCGCGCAGGACGCGGCTAA